The Lycium ferocissimum isolate CSIRO_LF1 chromosome 10, AGI_CSIRO_Lferr_CH_V1, whole genome shotgun sequence genome window below encodes:
- the LOC132033659 gene encoding rhodanese-like domain-containing protein 6, with protein MGSEGDAKTNNNTNHERKPRFLCLHGFRTSGAILKKQILDKWPTQVVDKLDLVFVDAPFPCQGKSEVEGIFDPPYYEWFQFNKEFTEYENFDECLAYIEECMIKHGPFDGLLGFSQGAILSGALSGLQDKGVGLTKVPKIKYLIIIGGAKFQNKSVAEKAYSSAITCPSVHFLGEQDYLKKYGIELLESCADPVVIHHPRGHTIPRFDEKGLESMLIFIEKVQAEISK; from the exons ATGGGAAGTGAAGGTGATGCCaagaccaacaacaacaccaatcaTGAGAGGAAACCAAGATTTCTTTGCCTTCATGGATTTCGAACAAGTGGTGCAattttgaagaaacaaattcTTGATAAATGGCCAACTCAAGTTGTGGATAAATTGGATCTTGTTTTTGTTGATGCGCCTTTTCCTTGTCAAGGCAAATCTGAAGTTGAAGGAATCTTTGACCCTCCTTATTATGAATGGTTCCAATTCAATAAg GAGTTTACGGAGTATGAGAATTTTGATGAATGTCTTGCATACATAGAAGAGTGCATGATTAAGCATGGACCTTTCGATGGTCTTCTTGGTTTCTCCCAG GGGGCAATTCTTTCTGGAGCTTTGTCTGGGTTGCAGGATAAG GGAGTGGGACTTACGAAGGTGCCTAAAATAAAATATCTGATAATAATTGGAGGTGCTAAATTCCAGAATAAATCAGTGGCCGAAAAAGCTTATTCGTCAGCAATTACATGCCCCTCCGTTCACTTCTTAG GTGAGCAAGACTACCTCAAGAAGTATGGGATAGAACTCTTGGAATCATGTGCTGATCCAGTGGTGATTCATCATCCTAGAGGCCACACTATACCAAGATTTG aTGAGAAAGGATTAGAGAGCATGCTTATTTTCATTGAGAAGGTGCAAGCAGAGATTAGCAAGTAA
- the LOC132033662 gene encoding bet1-like protein At4g14600 codes for MASSSHRGGDFYGGASYRSRDGLSTRQAGGTDEIQLRIDPMHGDLDDEITGLRKQVKQLRNVAQEIESEAKYQNDFINQLQMTLIKAQAGVKNNMRRLNRSIISEGSNHVMHVVLFALFCFFVIYWLAKFSRK; via the exons ATGGCTTCTAGTTCTCATAGAGGTGGTGATTTCTACGGTGGTGCTTCATACAGATCCAG AGATGGATTGAGTACAAGGCAAGCAGGTGGAACAGATGAAATACAGTTACGGATTGATCCGATGCATGGAGACCTAGACGACGAGATCACAGGTCTTCGCAAGCAAGTAAAACAGCTCAGAAAT GTAGCACAAGAAATAGAATCGGAAGCAAAGTATCAGAATGATTTTATTAACCAACTG CAAATGACATTGATCAAAGCTCAAGCAGGAGTAAAGAACAACATGAGACGGTTGAACAGGAGTATCATCTCGGAAGGATCAAACCATGTGATGCATGTGGTTCTGTTTGCACTATTTTGCTTCTTTGTGATATATTGGTTGGCCAAGTTTTCCCGGAAATAA
- the LOC132034847 gene encoding uncharacterized protein LOC132034847: protein MNAELKDSVTFLPLKDLRFGETAREGHTWFMSSLNDIVEENETEHLYFPSKASKGRLLCFKGRDIRDGTKNSYALAWRGSLPDSAILLEGLTFVSDTYYNHDNLWHGICATAPLVRWSMKNECLKPARWVLFHWGELRFKMGSWVQQLMQANFGEVKVEGFDKGDVPYCFEKATVMRHDLGQMKQENKLKVSDQLRCKARSNCGLNPAGKAREMNERGFPIIRLTLLMRRGSRSFKNATAVTDIFAKECARVDGCILHVVQSEDLSFCDQVKVMTNTDIVASPHGAQLTNMLFMDRESSVMEFFPKGWKENAGVGQYAHHWMANLSGMKHKGAWWDPIGEECPSPQDRGQCFHFHKDGMVGHNETYFAEWARRVIDQVRLSKVEQASVDQAKQQLDSKACAC from the exons ATGAATGCAGAACTCAAAGACTCTGTAACTTTCCTCCCCCTAAAGGACCTTAGATTTGGAGAAACAGCCAGAGAAGGCCACACCTGGTTTATGAGCTCCTTGAACGACATAGTCGAAGAAAATGAAACAGAACACTTATATTTCCCTTCGAAGGCATCCAAAGGTCGGCTTCTTTGCTTTAAAGGGCGGGATATTAGGGATGGCACAAAGAATTCATATGCTTTGGCATGGCGAGGAAGTCTTCCAGACTCAGCTATTCTACTGGAAGGCTTGACATTTGTATCGGACACATATTACAACCATGACAATCTTTGGCATGGAATCTGTGCAACGGCTCCTCTTGTAAGATGGTCAATGAAAAATGAGTGTTTAAAGCCAGCAAGATGGGTGCTATTCCACTGGGGAGAACTGAGATTTAAAATGGGATCTTGGGTTCAACAACTTATGCAAGCTAATTTCGGTGAAGTAAAGGTGGAAGGATTTGATAAAGGAGATGTACCTTACTGTTTTGAGAAAGCCACTGTCATGAGGCATGATCTAGGCCAAATGAAGCAGGAGAATAAGCTGAAGGTGTCCGACCAGCTGCGCTGCAAGGCTAGGAGTAACTGTGGCCTTAATCCTGCAGGCAAAGCTAGAGAGATGAATGAAAGGGGATTTCCAATTATAAGACTTACACTGCTCATGAGAAGAGGTTCCCGCTCGTTCAAGAATGCAACTGCTGTGACTGATATATTTGCAAAGGAATGTGCCCGAGTCGACGGCTGCATTCTTCATGTAGTTCAGTCAGAAGATCTATCTTTCTGCGACCAG GTGAAAGTGATGACCAACACTGACATTGTTGCGTCTCCACATGGAGCTCAATTAACAAATATGCTCTTCATGGACCGCGAGAGCAGCGTAATGGAATTCTTCCCGAAAGGATGGAAAGAGAATGCTGGCGTAGGCCAGTATGCTCACCACTGGATGGCGAACCTATCAGGGATGAAACATAAGGGTGCATGGTGGGATCCAATAGGTGAGGAGTGTCCATCCCCGCAAGATCGGGGGCAGtgctttcattttcataaagaTGGCATGGTTGGACATAACGAAACCTATTTTGCCGAATGGGCGAGAAGAGTCATTGATCAAGTTAGGCTAAGCAAGGTGGAGCAAGCCTCTGTAGATCAAGCAAAGCAACAACTTGATTCAAAAGCATGTGCCTGCTAG
- the LOC132033661 gene encoding uncharacterized protein LOC132033661: MTAKLKDSVTFLPLQDLRFRETATKGNTWFMSSLDDTHEENEAEHLYFPSKASKGRLLCFKGRDTKDGTKNSYALAWRESLPDSAILLEGLTFVSYTYYDHKNLWHGLCAVAPFVRWSMKNECLKPARWVLFHWGELRLRMGSWVQELMQANFGEVKVEEFDGGDVPYCFEKAIVVRHEISQMGQENKLKMFDLLRCKARSYCGLNPAGKGREMNERGFPIIRLTLLMRRGSRSFKNATAVTDVFAKECAQVEGCILHVVQSGDLSFCDQVNVLTNTDIVASPCGAQLTNMLFMDRESSVMEFYPKGWLEYAGSGQYAYHWMANQSGMKHQGAWWDPFGEECPSPQDRWKCFSFHKDGMVGHNETYFAEWARRVIDQVRLIKLEQGSADQINKQKHDSKACVC, translated from the exons ATGACTGCGAAACTCAAAGATTCTGTCACTTTCCTCCCCCTCCAGGACCTTAGATTTAGAGAAACAGCCACGAAAGGCAACACATGGTTTATGAGCTCTTTGGACGACACACACGAGGAAAATGAAGCAGAACACTTGTATTTCCCTTCTAAGGCATCTAAAGGACGGCTTCTTTGCTTTAAAGGACGGGATACTAAGGATGGCACAAAGAATTCATATGCTTTGGCATGGCGAGAAAGTCTTCCAGATTCTGCTATTCTACTGGAAGGCCTAACATTTGTATCCTACACGTATTATGACCACAAAAATTTGTGGCATGGATTATGTGCAGTGGCTCCTTTCGTAAGATGGTCAATGAAAAACGAGTGTTTGAAGCCAGCAAGATGGGTGCTATTCCACTGGGGAGAACTGAGATTAAGAATGGGATCTTGGGTGCAAGAACTTATGCAAGCTAATTTCGGTGAAGTTAAGGTGGAAGAATTTGATGGAGGAGATGTACCTTACTGTTTTGAGAAAGCGATTGTGGTGAGGCATGAGATAAGTCAAATGGGGCAGGAGAATAAGCTGAAGATGTTCGACCTGTTGCGCTGCAAGGCTAGGAGTTACTGTGGCCTTAATCCTGCAGGCAAAGGTAGAGAGATGAATGAAAGAGGATTTCCAATAATAAGACTTACTCTGCTTATGAGAAGAGGTTCCCGGTCGTTCAAGAATGCAACTGCTGTGACAGATGTATTTGCAAAGGAATGTGCCCAAGTCGAAGGCTGCATTCTGCACGTAGTTCAGTCAGGAGATCTATCTTTCTGCGACCAG GTGAACGTGCTGACCAACACTGACATAGTCGCGTCTCCGTGTGGAGCACAGTTAACAAATATGCTCTTCATGGATCGCGAGAGCAGTGTGATGGAATTCTACCCAAAAGGATGGTTAGAGTATGCTGGCTCAGGCCAATATGCTTACCACTGGATGGCTAATCAATCAGGGATGAAACATCAGGGTGCATGGTGGGATCCATTTGGCGAGGAGTGCCCATCCCCGCAGGATCGGTGGAAGTGCTTTTCTTTTCATAAAGATGGCATGGTTGGACACAACGAGACCTATTTTGCAGAATGGGCTAGAAGAGTCATCGATCAAGTTAGGCTAATTAAGCTGGAGCAAGGCTCTGCAGATCAAATAAACAAGCAAAAACATGATTCAAAAGCATGTGTATGCTAG